Proteins encoded by one window of Lathyrus oleraceus cultivar Zhongwan6 chromosome 1, CAAS_Psat_ZW6_1.0, whole genome shotgun sequence:
- the LOC127080549 gene encoding uncharacterized protein LOC127080549, with amino-acid sequence MVGKGKVHNNLGELLHTKPLPTGSLKVSVDIALEKDALLPHPDDVSDATLLGDAIGSFVAWPTDLIIVGYETPTKSKAKDKGIAREIESVASQKEIPVAKKTEISKRTGAKKKNPSKYRACLHTYLETTDISDGCVRLIPMDGAIFGFEYAEPLGKEDFDQILYHTQLSVGVINTYMRYLYDKLMGPRGLEQRFSFLNPMKTNLTEMIRKPDEVRTYVVERFMADTDREKLFFLPFNTGDGGHWLLVAINPFKEIVYYLDSLHNDWTTYPAMKTIVDTIIQTVRAQRKIQVPKRKANNITWNRVECPRQRNNIDCGYYTLRFMKETLLMDRTDIPSDYFDEYRCAYYSKDQLDEIKEELCQFIIELHVL; translated from the exons atggttggcaaggggAAAGTTCATAACAATTTGGGTGAATTACTTCACACTAAACCGCTCCCTACTGGATCTTTGAAAGTCTCGGTTGATATTGCTTTGGAGAAGGATGCGTTATTACCACATCCTGATGATGTTTCGGATGCAACTTTATTGGGAGATGCCATAGGTTcatttgttgcatggccgacagACCTCATTAtcgtaggatatgag actcccacaaaatccaaagCAAAAGATAAGGGGATTGCGCGGgaaatcgagtcagttgcatcgCAAAAAGAG ATTCCTGTTGCTAAGAAGACTGAAATTTCCAAGAGGACCGGGGCTAAAAAGAAAAATCCTTCCAAGTATAGAGCGTGCCTCCATACATATTTAGAAACGACAGATATTTCGGATGGATGTGTTCGTTTAATACCTATGGATGGAGCTATTTTTGGTTTTGAGTATGCCGAGCCATTGGGTAAAGAggattttgatcaaattttgtATCATACGCAATTAAGCGTTGGTGTTATCAACACATACATGAG GTATTTATATGACAAATTGATGGGTCCGCGTGGGTTGGAGCAAAGATTCTCATTCTTAAATCCCATGAAAACGAACTTAACCGAAATGATAAGAAAACCAGATGAAGTCAGGACGTATGTAGTCGAGCGCTTTATGGCCGACACAGATAGAGAAAAGTTGTTCTTTTTACCGTTTAATACCGGCGACGG tggacattggttgttggTCGCGATAAATCCTTTTAAAGAAATTGTGTATTATTTGGATTCTTTACAcaatgattggacaacataccctGCTATGAAGACGATAGTTGACAC CattatacaaactgttcgagcACAAAGAAAAATTCAAGTACCAAAGAGAAAAGCCAATAACATTACATGGAATAGAGTGGAG TGTCCTCGACAGCGTAATAATATAGATTGTGGATATTACACGTTGAGGTTTATGAAAGAAACTCTTCTTATGGATCGAACAGATATTCCATCTGAT tactttgatgaatatAGATGTGCTTATTACTCAAAAGATCAGTTGGATGAAATTAAAGaggaattgtgtcaattcattatcGAGCTACATGTTTTGTGA